From the Lysobacter soyae genome, the window GCCGATGGCACGCGAATTGGCGCGCTTCGGCATTCGAGTGGTCACCATTGCACCGGGCGTGTTTTGGACCCCGATGGTGGACGGCATGCCGGAAGACGTGCAGAAATCTTTGGCCGCGACCATTCCTTATCCGTCGCGCCTCGGCCGACCGGAAGAATACGCGGATCTCGCCGCCTATATCCTGACCAACACCTACATCAACGGCGAAACCATTCGCCTCGACGGCGCCACGCGCCTGGCACCCAAGTGAGAAGCGCATGAAGGCTTACGACATCAAGAAAGGCAATGTGGTTGAACACAACGGCGCCGTTTACCAGATCCGCGACATCGAGCGCAGCTCACCGCAAGGTCGCGGCGGCAACGTCAAGTTCCGCTTCACCATGTATAGCGTTCCGGGCGGCAACAAGCTCGATCTCAGCGTCGGTGGTGATGACGAGTTGCGCGAGGTCGATCTCGCCCGCCGTCAGTCCACCTATTCGTACAAGGACGGAGAAGCCTTCGTGTTCTTGGACGACGAGGACTACACGCCCTACACACTCGATGCCGAAGTCGTCGGCGACGACGCGGGCTACATCACCGACGGCCTGACCGGCTGCTATGTGCAAGTCATTGACGAGATGCCGGTCGGTTTGCAATTGCCGACCTCGGTGGTGCTTGAAGTGGTGGAGACGCCGCCGGAGTTGAAAGGCGGTACCGCCACCAAACGCCCGAAGCCGGCGCGCTTGTCCACCGGTCTTGAAATCCAAGTTCCGGAATACATCGTCAACGGTGAAAAAGTTTGGGTGAACACCACCACCGGCGAATTTGGTGGCCGCGCCGAGTGAGCGCCATCCAACCCGTGGTACTCAGCGGCTGGGGCGTTTCGCTCCAGCCGCTTTCGCTTGCGCATGTGGACGGTCTTGTTGAAGCGACCGCAGACGGCGACATATGGCGATTGAATGTGACCAGTGCGCCCGCCCCGGGTGCGCCGTCAGTCACGGCTTACATTGAGCACGCCCTTCAAGGGCAAAGCCAAGGCACGATGCTGCCGTTTGTGGTCGTCACCGACGCGCAACGCATTGTCGGCACGACGCGTTTCTACGACATCGACACCGACGTACCCAATCTCGCGATCGGCTACACCTGGTACGCTGCCAGTGTGCAACGCACCCACGTCAATACCGCCTGCAAACGCCTACTGCTCGGTCATGCGTTCGATACCTTGAATTGTGCTGCAGTGTATTTCCATACCAGCCATTTGAATCTCGCATCGCGCGCGGCGATCGCCCGGCTCGGTGCAAAGATGG encodes:
- the efpL gene encoding elongation factor P-like protein EfpL — encoded protein: MKAYDIKKGNVVEHNGAVYQIRDIERSSPQGRGGNVKFRFTMYSVPGGNKLDLSVGGDDELREVDLARRQSTYSYKDGEAFVFLDDEDYTPYTLDAEVVGDDAGYITDGLTGCYVQVIDEMPVGLQLPTSVVLEVVETPPELKGGTATKRPKPARLSTGLEIQVPEYIVNGEKVWVNTTTGEFGGRAE
- a CDS encoding GNAT family N-acetyltransferase translates to MSAIQPVVLSGWGVSLQPLSLAHVDGLVEATADGDIWRLNVTSAPAPGAPSVTAYIEHALQGQSQGTMLPFVVVTDAQRIVGTTRFYDIDTDVPNLAIGYTWYAASVQRTHVNTACKRLLLGHAFDTLNCAAVYFHTSHLNLASRAAIARLGAKMDGVIRHHKRHKDGSLRDTWSYSIVSDEWPEIKADLEKKLAR